From a region of the Oncorhynchus tshawytscha isolate Ot180627B linkage group LG14, Otsh_v2.0, whole genome shotgun sequence genome:
- the LOC112267619 gene encoding ATP-sensitive inward rectifier potassium channel 1-like → MMFGIRKRIQDHLVERRIRRTRLVTKYGQCNIEFGNVKCGNQFAFLVDFWTTFVEFRWRFVLFFFTVSFTLSWFIFGLLWFWIARSNGDLTWQNPSKGHKYCVENVSDLITAFLFSMETQTSIGYGIRVITPHCSGAVTLIITQFLIGSIINCFMCGIILAKISIPKKRAKTITFSQTAVICPKKDFLCLMIRVANLRKTLMIGSQIYGKLLRTTNKPNGETIIMDQVNIEFMVDAGKDNLFFVCPLTLYHVIDKASPFFEMAVDTLHKQEFELVVFLDGTAETTSSACQVRTSFIPQEIMWGYSFLPIISRSKEGKYRVNFSNFSKVVPVATAHCSYCLHNMKGHHLHSINGIDNWEFEANDNLEQPNMTKL, encoded by the coding sequence ATGATGTTTGGCATCAGGAAGCGCATCCAGGACCACCTGGTGGAGCGAAGAATCCGCCGAACCCGGCTGGTGACCAAATATGGCCAATGCAACATTGAATTTGGTAATGTGAAATGCGGCAACCAGTTTGCCTTCCTCGTGGACTTCTGGACGACCTTCGTAGAGTTCCGCTGGCGCTTTGTCCTCTTCTTCTTCACCGTCTCGTTCACCCTGAGCTGGTTCATTTTCGGACTACTGTGGTTCTGGATCGCCCGGAGCAACGGGGACCTGACCTGGCAGAACCCCTCAAAAGGCCACAAGTACTGTGTGGAAAATGTTTCCGATCTCATTACAGCATTCCTCTTCTCCATGGAGACCCAGACCAGCATCGGGTATGGTATACGCGTCATCACCCCTCACTGTTCTGGTGCTGTAACCCTCATCATTACCCAGTTTCTCATAGGTTCTATCATCAACTGTTTCATGTGTGGAATCATCCTGGCCAAGATCTCCATCCCTAAGAAAAGGGCCAAGACCATCACATTCAGTCAGACAGCTGTCATCTGTCCTAAGAAGGACTTCCTTTGCCTCATGATAAGAGTGGCCAACTTACGCAAGACCCTGATGATCGGGAGCCAGATTTATGGCAAGTTGTTGAGGACAACCAACAAACCCAATGGGGAGACAATCATCATGGATCAGGTGAACATTGAGTTCATGGTGGACGCTGGGAAGGACAACCTCTTCTTTGTGTGCCCTCTCACACTCTACCATGTGATTGACAAGGCTAGCCCTTTTTTTGAGATGGCAGTGGACACACTCCATAAGCAGGAGTTTGAGCTGGTGGTCTTTCTGGACGGCACAGCCGAGACCACCAGCTCAGCCTGCCAGGTCAGGACCTCCTTCATCCCTCAGGAGATCATGTGGGGTTACAGCTTCCTGCCAATCATCTCCCGCAGTAAAGAGGGCAAGTACAGAGTGAACTTCTCCAACTTCTCCAAAGTGGTGCCCGTGGCCACTGCACATTGTTCCTACTGCCTCCACAACATGAAGGGACACCACCTCCACTCCATTAACGGAATCGACAACTGGGAATTTGAAGCAAATGATAACTTAGAACAACCTAATATGACCAAGTTGTGA